A window from Candidatus Dormiibacterota bacterium encodes these proteins:
- a CDS encoding NADH-quinone oxidoreductase subunit K, with the protein MNAGLNLILAASAALFAVGAFAVIARRSAVLMLIGTQFMFIAGCIAFIAFARFGLGAGNATSGAAVAIFAGATAVAELAVGLAMAALIYREHRSLAIDADRG; encoded by the coding sequence ATGAACGCGGGGCTCAACCTGATCCTGGCAGCCTCGGCGGCGCTCTTCGCGGTCGGCGCCTTCGCGGTCATCGCCAGGCGCAGCGCCGTGCTGATGCTGATTGGCACCCAGTTCATGTTCATCGCCGGATGCATCGCGTTCATCGCGTTTGCCCGCTTCGGACTCGGTGCGGGGAATGCGACGTCGGGCGCAGCGGTCGCGATCTTCGCCGGCGCGACGGCCGTCGCCGAGCTCGCCGTCGGGCTTGCGATGGCGGCGCTGATCTACCGTGAACACCGGAGCTTGGCTATCGACGCGGACCGCGGGTAA